A part of Legionella sainthelensi genomic DNA contains:
- the icd gene encoding NADP-dependent isocitrate dehydrogenase: MTYDKIKVPSHGEAITVAADLSLRVPNNPIIPFIEGDGIGVDVTPPMIRVVDAAVAKAYGDKKKIAWMEVYAGEKATKVYGADQWLPKETLDAMKKYVVSIKGPLTTPVGGGIRSLNVAIRQEMDLFTCLRPIRYFDGVPSPVKEPWKTDMVIFRENSEDIYAGIEWQADTPEVKKVIEFLIKDMGVKKIRFPEHCGIGVKPVSKEGTTRLVRAAIQYAIDNDRHTVTLVHKGNIMKFTEGAFKEWGYEVARDDFGAKELDGGPWMEFKNPKTGKQIVVNDVIADAFLQQILLRPEDYSVIATLNLNGDYISDALAAQVGGIGIAPGANISDKVAVFEATHGTAPKYAGKDKVNPGSIILSAEMMLRHMGWNEAADLIIKGMEGAIEAKTVTYDFERGMTGATLVSSSGFGDEIIKHM; this comes from the coding sequence ATGACATATGATAAAATCAAAGTGCCTTCACATGGTGAAGCTATTACTGTAGCTGCTGATCTATCTCTTCGTGTACCCAATAATCCTATAATTCCTTTTATTGAAGGAGATGGTATTGGCGTTGATGTGACGCCCCCTATGATTCGAGTTGTTGATGCTGCGGTTGCAAAAGCCTATGGTGACAAGAAAAAAATTGCCTGGATGGAAGTATATGCGGGCGAAAAAGCAACTAAGGTATATGGAGCAGATCAATGGTTACCCAAGGAAACATTGGATGCAATGAAAAAATACGTGGTTTCAATTAAGGGGCCCTTGACCACTCCAGTAGGTGGTGGAATTCGCTCCTTAAATGTAGCTATTCGCCAAGAAATGGATCTTTTTACGTGTTTACGTCCAATTCGATATTTCGATGGTGTTCCAAGTCCAGTTAAAGAACCATGGAAAACCGATATGGTGATTTTTAGAGAGAATTCAGAGGACATTTATGCGGGTATTGAATGGCAAGCAGATACTCCTGAAGTTAAAAAGGTGATTGAATTCTTGATAAAAGATATGGGCGTCAAAAAAATCCGTTTTCCTGAGCATTGTGGAATAGGAGTTAAACCTGTTTCAAAAGAAGGAACTACTCGTTTAGTGAGAGCAGCAATTCAATATGCAATTGATAATGATCGTCATACAGTTACTTTAGTCCATAAAGGTAATATTATGAAGTTTACCGAAGGTGCGTTTAAAGAATGGGGCTATGAAGTTGCTCGAGATGATTTTGGTGCCAAAGAGCTTGATGGTGGACCTTGGATGGAATTCAAGAATCCTAAAACAGGTAAGCAAATTGTTGTCAATGATGTCATTGCAGATGCATTTTTACAACAAATTCTTTTAAGACCTGAAGATTATAGTGTCATTGCTACTTTGAATTTAAATGGAGACTATATTTCTGATGCTTTGGCTGCCCAAGTTGGAGGTATTGGTATCGCCCCCGGTGCTAACATAAGTGACAAAGTTGCAGTATTTGAAGCAACTCATGGAACTGCACCGAAATATGCGGGTAAGGATAAAGTAAATCCTGGCTCAATAATTTTATCTGCCGAAATGATGTTACGCCATATGGGCTGGAATGAGGCGGCTGATTTAATTATCAAAGGCATGGAAGGTGCAATAGAAGCCAAAACAGTAACTTATGACTTTGAGCGAGGTATGACCGGCGCAACTTTAGTAAGTAGCTCTGGATTTGGTGATGAAATAATTAAACATATGTAA
- a CDS encoding protein tyrosine phosphatase, with translation MMKYAFLVSIFLCQVSYAMTHIVMVGDEKVEIKQIVGRGKTFVHLHHNEQTALKAAQAVIKNEGGSLITLVHSGGRNIVFRLNNKRYEFDPNRIFTDKGIKNTLTSLSQYSPQAHQEVNKLANKIKQLLPQGKVVAVHNNSSYSLKDYLPGKPLEKDAQAFHMAPENYYRNFYLVTKISDFLRLKSKGYNGILQKPSATDDGSLSVYLAKSDYINVEAGYDQLMEQIKMLQHA, from the coding sequence ATGATGAAATACGCTTTTTTGGTTTCTATATTTTTGTGTCAGGTATCTTATGCCATGACGCATATAGTAATGGTTGGTGATGAAAAAGTAGAAATTAAACAAATCGTGGGTAGAGGAAAAACCTTTGTCCATTTACATCATAATGAACAAACAGCTTTAAAAGCGGCGCAAGCGGTTATAAAAAATGAAGGTGGAAGTCTTATAACTTTAGTTCATTCTGGCGGTAGAAATATAGTATTTCGTCTTAATAATAAACGTTATGAGTTTGATCCCAACCGCATTTTTACTGATAAGGGAATTAAGAACACACTTACATCATTAAGTCAGTATAGCCCTCAAGCGCATCAAGAAGTTAATAAGTTAGCAAATAAAATTAAGCAGTTACTCCCTCAGGGCAAAGTCGTTGCTGTGCATAATAATTCATCCTACTCATTGAAAGATTATTTACCTGGAAAGCCACTTGAAAAAGATGCGCAAGCTTTTCATATGGCTCCTGAAAATTATTATCGTAACTTTTATTTAGTAACTAAAATTAGCGATTTTCTGCGATTAAAAAGTAAAGGTTATAATGGGATCTTACAAAAACCATCCGCAACAGATGATGGGTCATTGTCTGTATATTTAGCAAAAAGTGATTATATCAATGTTGAAGCAGGCTATGATCAATTAATGGAACAAATTAAAATGCTGCAACATGCATAA
- a CDS encoding pseudouridine synthase — MSQILLFNKPYGVVSQFSGEKYEHTLAAFINIPNFYAAGRLDKNSEGLLLLTDNGALQHKLTHPKFNKKKYYWVQVEGIPSEQDLEVIRNGLILKDITFLPAAAQLIDEPKLWSRNPPIRFRKNVPTSWLEIILSEGKNHQIRKMTAAIGFPTLRLVRHRISNWQLGDLQPGEYKLTAPI; from the coding sequence ATGTCGCAAATTTTATTATTCAATAAACCTTATGGTGTAGTTAGCCAATTTTCTGGTGAAAAATATGAACATACATTAGCTGCCTTTATTAATATCCCTAATTTTTATGCCGCAGGTCGATTAGATAAAAACAGTGAAGGATTACTTTTATTAACTGACAATGGTGCACTACAACATAAATTAACTCATCCTAAATTCAATAAAAAAAAATACTATTGGGTCCAAGTTGAAGGAATACCCTCCGAACAAGATTTAGAAGTTATTAGAAATGGACTAATTCTTAAAGACATTACTTTTTTGCCAGCTGCAGCCCAACTCATTGATGAGCCAAAGCTTTGGTCACGTAATCCCCCGATTCGCTTTAGAAAAAATGTTCCTACTAGTTGGCTAGAAATTATTTTAAGTGAAGGAAAAAATCATCAAATACGAAAAATGACAGCTGCAATTGGATTCCCTACGTTGAGACTGGTACGACATCGCATCAGTAACTGGCAGTTAGGTGACTTGCAGCCAGGAGAATACAAGCTTACCGCCCCGATTTAA